A genomic segment from Halomonas sp. TA22 encodes:
- a CDS encoding aldehyde dehydrogenase family protein has product MQRLDHQFIDNRWVPSKGSRLLAVTDPYREEIIAEVTAGDAADVAAAVAAARRALPTWLALSGAERARYLEGFAEALIRRRDELTYLSSTNNGKVLAETRIDLDDAVACYRYYAEQARALDARQGERVDVGMDGVEVRCYHDPAGVVGLITPWNFPLVTSAWKLAPALAAGCCVVLKPSEVTPLPERALAEIAQEIALPPGVLNLLFGDGEGVGAPLSQHPGVDKLSFTGSNRIGESVMRAAAACTKGISLELGGKSPIIVLEDADPEQAADWVMAGIYFNAGQICSATSRLLVHESLAESLYAALARRIDALTLGDPLEEGTQMGPLTSMRQRDAVMQYLAVAQQEGLVAVRDASHRELPRQGFFLAPTLYRDVPTTSRLWREEIFGPVLCARRFSDEEDAITQANDSDYGLAATVISGDAARARRLGRQLQAGSIWINSEQLVLPQTGWGGFKRSGIGRELGPWGLAAYLEVKHLIGTS; this is encoded by the coding sequence ATGCAACGACTCGACCATCAATTCATCGACAACCGCTGGGTACCCTCCAAGGGCAGCCGTCTGCTTGCCGTGACCGACCCCTACCGCGAGGAGATCATTGCTGAGGTGACGGCGGGCGACGCCGCCGATGTCGCTGCCGCCGTCGCGGCGGCCCGGCGTGCCCTGCCGACCTGGCTGGCCCTCTCGGGTGCCGAACGGGCGCGCTATCTCGAGGGATTTGCCGAGGCGCTCATCCGACGTCGCGACGAACTCACGTACCTCTCGTCGACCAACAACGGCAAGGTGCTTGCCGAAACGCGGATCGACCTGGACGACGCCGTCGCCTGCTATCGCTACTACGCCGAGCAAGCTCGCGCCCTGGACGCTCGCCAGGGCGAGCGCGTCGACGTCGGCATGGATGGCGTCGAGGTACGCTGCTATCACGATCCGGCGGGCGTGGTCGGGTTAATCACGCCGTGGAACTTCCCGCTGGTCACAAGCGCCTGGAAACTTGCCCCGGCCTTGGCCGCCGGCTGCTGCGTGGTACTCAAGCCCTCCGAGGTCACCCCGCTCCCCGAGCGAGCGCTCGCCGAGATCGCCCAGGAGATCGCGCTTCCGCCGGGTGTACTCAACCTGTTGTTTGGCGATGGTGAAGGCGTCGGCGCCCCCCTCAGCCAGCACCCAGGGGTCGACAAGCTGTCGTTTACCGGCAGCAACCGTATCGGCGAAAGCGTCATGCGAGCCGCCGCCGCGTGCACCAAGGGTATATCGCTGGAGCTTGGCGGTAAATCTCCTATCATCGTGCTGGAAGACGCCGACCCTGAACAGGCTGCCGATTGGGTAATGGCGGGAATCTACTTCAATGCTGGCCAGATCTGCTCCGCAACCTCACGCCTATTGGTACATGAAAGCCTGGCGGAATCGCTCTATGCGGCATTGGCCAGGCGCATCGATGCGCTCACGCTAGGGGATCCACTGGAAGAAGGAACCCAAATGGGACCGCTGACCAGCATGCGACAACGCGATGCCGTCATGCAGTACCTCGCCGTGGCGCAACAGGAAGGGCTGGTGGCGGTACGTGACGCTAGCCATCGAGAGCTTCCTCGGCAGGGCTTTTTCCTGGCCCCCACCCTCTACCGTGACGTGCCGACGACCAGCCGACTGTGGCGGGAAGAGATTTTTGGCCCAGTACTCTGCGCCCGTCGCTTCAGCGATGAGGAGGATGCCATAACGCAGGCCAACGATAGTGACTATGGTCTTGCCGCGACCGTGATCAGCGGTGATGCAGCACGGGCAAGGCGACTTGGACGCCAATTGCAGGCGGGAAGTATCTGGATCAATAGTGAGCAACTGGTCTTGCCTCAGACCGGTTGGGGTGGATTCAAGCGAAGTGGCATAGGACGTGAACTGGGGCCTTGGGGCTTGGCTGCCTACTTGGAGGTAAAGCACCTCATCGGTACATCTTGA
- a CDS encoding histone-like nucleoid-structuring protein, MvaT/MvaU family has product MSLLSDYMQKEQLLKQLTEELQNMESDQRLKAELEFKQKLEALMSEFDKTAADVIDLLEPKTQAKVSAPKAPASNGGRRKRKMKVYKNPNTGEVVETRGGNHKTLKAWKDEFGNETVESWLVRIEE; this is encoded by the coding sequence ATGTCACTGCTTAGCGATTACATGCAAAAAGAGCAGCTTCTTAAGCAGCTCACCGAAGAATTACAGAACATGGAAAGCGATCAGCGCCTTAAGGCCGAGCTCGAGTTCAAGCAGAAACTCGAAGCGCTGATGAGCGAGTTTGATAAGACAGCAGCAGACGTTATCGATCTGCTCGAGCCAAAGACGCAGGCCAAAGTTTCAGCGCCCAAGGCGCCGGCCAGCAATGGTGGGCGTCGTAAGCGCAAGATGAAGGTATACAAGAATCCTAATACCGGTGAAGTGGTGGAAACCCGTGGTGGTAACCACAAGACACTCAAGGCGTGGAAAGACGAGTTTGGCAACGAAACCGTCGAATCTTGGCTGGTGCGTATCGAAGAGTAA
- the rpsA gene encoding 30S ribosomal protein S1, protein MSESFAELFEQSLQDINMEPGAIVLATVVDIDGDWITVNAGLKSEGQIPAAQFRDDNGQLAIAVGDEVHVALEAVEDGFGETRLSREKAKRAEAWKELEAAFEKEEIVKGVINGKVKGGFTVDVASIRAFLPGSLVDVRPVRDTAHLEHKELDFKVIKLDPKRNNVVVSRRAVLEAENSAEREALLATLQEGQQIKGIVKNLTDYGAFVDLGGVDGLLHITDMAWKRIKHPSEIVAVGDEINVKVLKFDRERNRVSLGLKQLGEDPWVSIKERYPEGTKVNARVTNLTDYGCFAELEEGVEGLVHVSEMDWTNKNIHPSKVVQVGDDVEVMVLDIDEERRRISLGIKQCTTNPWEDFSSRYNKGDRVSGSIKSITDFGIFIGLEGGIDGLVHLSDISWTDTGEEAVRQFKKGDEAEAVILSIDPERERISLGIKQLDTDPVSEYLAVNDKGAIVTGRVVEVDAKEAHVELATDVIAVLKASEISADRVEDARNVLNEGDSVEARIVGVDRKNRAINLSIKAKDQDDTRQNLKKMREQEPESAGGPTTIGDLIKQQMGQD, encoded by the coding sequence GTGACGACAATGGCCAGCTCGCCATTGCCGTTGGCGACGAAGTTCACGTCGCCCTCGAAGCCGTCGAAGACGGTTTCGGCGAGACCCGCCTATCCCGCGAGAAGGCCAAGCGTGCCGAAGCGTGGAAAGAGCTGGAAGCGGCCTTCGAGAAGGAAGAGATCGTCAAGGGCGTGATCAACGGCAAGGTCAAGGGTGGCTTCACCGTCGACGTCGCCTCCATCCGTGCCTTCTTGCCGGGTTCCCTGGTGGATGTGCGTCCGGTGCGCGATACCGCTCACCTCGAGCACAAAGAGCTGGACTTCAAGGTCATCAAGCTCGACCCCAAGCGCAACAACGTGGTCGTTTCGCGTCGTGCCGTGCTCGAAGCCGAGAACAGCGCCGAGCGTGAAGCGCTGCTGGCAACCCTGCAGGAAGGTCAGCAGATCAAGGGTATCGTCAAGAACCTCACCGACTATGGTGCCTTCGTGGACCTGGGTGGCGTCGATGGCCTGCTGCACATCACCGACATGGCCTGGAAGCGCATCAAGCATCCGTCCGAGATCGTGGCGGTGGGTGATGAGATCAACGTCAAGGTGCTGAAGTTCGACCGTGAGCGCAACCGCGTCTCCCTGGGTCTGAAGCAGCTGGGCGAGGATCCTTGGGTCAGCATCAAGGAGCGTTACCCGGAAGGCACCAAGGTCAACGCCCGTGTCACCAACCTTACCGACTACGGCTGCTTCGCCGAGCTGGAAGAAGGTGTCGAGGGGCTGGTTCACGTCTCCGAAATGGACTGGACCAACAAGAACATCCACCCGTCCAAGGTCGTCCAGGTCGGCGATGATGTGGAAGTCATGGTGCTGGACATCGACGAGGAGCGTCGTCGTATCTCGCTGGGTATCAAGCAGTGCACCACCAACCCGTGGGAAGACTTCAGCAGCCGTTACAACAAGGGCGACCGCGTTTCCGGCAGCATCAAGTCGATTACCGATTTCGGTATCTTCATCGGTTTGGAAGGCGGGATCGACGGTCTGGTGCACCTTTCCGACATCTCTTGGACCGACACTGGCGAAGAAGCCGTGCGTCAGTTCAAGAAGGGCGACGAAGCCGAGGCGGTCATCCTGTCAATCGATCCAGAGCGCGAGCGCATCTCGCTTGGCATCAAGCAGCTCGATACCGATCCGGTCTCCGAGTACCTGGCAGTCAACGACAAGGGTGCCATCGTCACCGGCCGTGTCGTCGAAGTCGATGCCAAGGAAGCCCATGTCGAGCTGGCCACTGATGTCATCGCCGTGCTGAAAGCGTCTGAAATCAGCGCCGACCGCGTCGAAGATGCACGTAACGTACTCAACGAAGGCGACAGCGTCGAGGCCCGCATCGTAGGTGTGGATCGAAAGAACCGTGCGATCAACCTCTCGATCAAGGCCAAGGATCAGGACGATACTCGTCAGAACCTGAAGAAGATGCGTGAGCAGGAGCCGGAGTCTGCCGGCGGCCCGACCACTATCGGTGATCTGATCAAGCAGCAGATGGGTCAGGACTGA